One Gemmatimonadales bacterium genomic window carries:
- the cas3u gene encoding type I-U CRISPR-associated helicase/endonuclease Cas3, giving the protein MTNVDFRAAFRGLTGNDPFLWQTRLFEELLRGPMPQACGIPTGLGKTSVIAVWLVALALQQQGEPHQDALPRRLVYVVDRRTVVDQATEMAEQLRSRLSAGLTPAVRDVIDGLRRIAGDASLPLAISTLRGEFADNRQWQQDPAKAAIIVGTVDLIGSRLLFSGYGVSRKMRPFHAGLIGHDALIVHDEAHLSPAFGKITRAIQAFQQGTLRPLKVMELSATQRQLGRVFSLSSAEQKEPEVERRLEARKVLTFHPLPDGADPAAELVRHALRHEPSRSRVIVYVRTPSLAKKVAGALPKGRTVLLTGTIRGFERDLMTAPGPHLHDAPDEQVRRRAIFGGFRADPNRRPPDATEYLVATSAGEVGVDLDGDHMVSDFTTLDSMIQRLGRVNRLGRGVAMVDVVILPRTKEKAAGESDDDEGRRIAATTMALESLDLIDGGRNAAPQALGRMLNSLGADGAKACFSAEPRMVELTDILLDGWSMTQIDDVPGRPPVERWLHGVTAEPPSLYIAWRQEVAEMVEADELESGLKTLFAKHPILARERLRAPLRDDLVTELTRIAKRLHESKVLLLPALGDPEAATLTSLLKSGSQHRLREATIVLPPAAGGLDPQGMLDGSDRGLVRDVADTHLAESQKESGANALHELDRTRILLMQDPGTGGWSVRQLGVDGGTPLAVADGIRLTLAQAAAWLRQRLESVAETGRVVLRRDEESGQPTRLLLLLSAQQGLEAVEENPGAAASSQFLDDHLAQVHEAASRIAERVGLNGSAHTVNLAAAVRSAATWHDRGKNRDAWQADIGHPRTASDGWKPWAKSGQRGFVSHLSGRYRHEFGSLREAAADPLINEHPERDLILHLIAAHHGWARPHFEEAQWDLAEDVRFGENEALSASVMRRYARLQRRFGHWGLAWLEALLRAADYQASRGIEPAEEAAS; this is encoded by the coding sequence ATGACGAATGTCGATTTTCGTGCCGCGTTCAGGGGACTCACGGGGAACGACCCGTTTCTCTGGCAAACTCGATTGTTTGAGGAATTGCTCCGGGGACCCATGCCGCAAGCATGTGGCATTCCGACTGGCCTCGGCAAGACATCCGTAATCGCTGTCTGGTTGGTTGCTCTTGCCTTGCAACAGCAGGGCGAGCCGCATCAAGACGCGCTTCCGCGCCGGCTAGTCTATGTAGTTGACCGCCGCACCGTCGTGGATCAGGCAACCGAAATGGCGGAGCAGCTGCGCTCCAGGCTTTCGGCAGGACTCACTCCGGCGGTCAGAGATGTCATCGACGGGCTGAGGCGAATTGCGGGTGACGCAAGTCTGCCACTCGCGATCAGCACGCTGCGCGGTGAGTTCGCCGATAACCGGCAGTGGCAGCAGGATCCCGCCAAGGCCGCAATCATCGTCGGTACGGTTGATCTGATCGGCAGCCGACTGCTGTTCTCCGGCTATGGCGTGTCGCGGAAGATGCGTCCATTTCACGCCGGGCTCATCGGGCACGATGCCTTGATCGTCCATGACGAAGCACATCTCTCGCCGGCATTCGGCAAGATCACCAGAGCCATTCAAGCCTTCCAGCAAGGGACGTTACGACCTCTCAAAGTAATGGAACTCTCGGCGACGCAGCGCCAGCTGGGAAGAGTCTTCAGCCTGAGCAGCGCCGAGCAGAAGGAGCCGGAGGTAGAGCGGCGGCTTGAGGCGCGGAAGGTCCTGACGTTTCACCCGCTGCCGGACGGCGCCGACCCTGCGGCTGAACTGGTCAGGCACGCCCTCAGGCACGAGCCTTCGCGGAGCCGGGTCATCGTTTACGTTCGCACGCCCAGCCTCGCCAAGAAGGTCGCCGGCGCGTTGCCCAAAGGGCGCACCGTGCTCTTAACGGGCACGATTCGAGGCTTTGAGCGAGATCTCATGACCGCGCCGGGGCCACACCTCCACGACGCACCCGACGAGCAGGTGAGGCGTCGCGCGATATTCGGCGGGTTCCGCGCGGACCCCAATCGGAGGCCGCCTGATGCGACGGAATATCTCGTCGCGACATCGGCCGGTGAGGTGGGCGTCGATCTTGACGGTGACCATATGGTCTCGGATTTCACTACCCTCGACTCCATGATCCAGCGCCTTGGCCGAGTAAACCGGCTGGGCCGAGGCGTTGCCATGGTCGACGTCGTGATCCTGCCGCGCACCAAGGAGAAGGCCGCTGGTGAATCGGACGATGATGAAGGAAGACGAATCGCCGCAACCACGATGGCCCTCGAGTCGCTGGACCTGATCGACGGTGGGCGCAATGCCGCCCCTCAAGCGCTCGGGAGGATGTTGAACTCCCTTGGGGCCGACGGGGCGAAGGCGTGCTTTTCTGCGGAGCCGCGCATGGTGGAGCTTACCGACATTCTGCTCGACGGTTGGTCAATGACCCAGATCGACGACGTCCCGGGTCGGCCGCCGGTCGAACGGTGGCTGCATGGGGTCACCGCCGAGCCGCCATCGCTTTACATCGCTTGGCGACAGGAAGTCGCCGAGATGGTGGAGGCGGACGAGCTCGAGTCGGGGCTAAAGACGCTCTTTGCCAAGCATCCGATTCTGGCCCGCGAGAGACTGCGCGCTCCACTCCGCGACGATCTGGTCACTGAGCTGACACGCATCGCCAAGCGCCTGCACGAGTCCAAGGTCTTGCTCCTTCCCGCCCTAGGCGATCCGGAGGCAGCCACGCTCACGAGCCTGCTCAAGAGCGGGAGCCAGCATCGCCTGCGCGAGGCGACCATCGTACTGCCGCCGGCGGCTGGTGGTCTCGACCCTCAGGGTATGCTCGACGGCAGCGACAGAGGCTTGGTCCGCGATGTTGCCGATACGCATCTCGCAGAATCACAGAAAGAGAGCGGGGCCAACGCACTCCATGAGCTCGACCGAACTCGGATTCTCCTGATGCAGGATCCGGGCACCGGAGGATGGTCGGTTCGCCAACTTGGCGTCGATGGCGGGACTCCGCTCGCAGTTGCCGATGGCATTCGACTCACGTTGGCTCAGGCAGCCGCGTGGTTGCGGCAACGTTTGGAGAGCGTTGCCGAGACGGGGCGCGTCGTGCTTCGCCGGGATGAGGAATCGGGGCAACCGACGCGCCTGTTGCTCCTGCTCTCAGCGCAGCAGGGCCTCGAGGCCGTGGAAGAAAACCCCGGTGCTGCCGCCAGCAGCCAGTTTCTCGATGATCATCTGGCGCAGGTTCACGAGGCAGCGAGTCGGATCGCAGAGCGGGTCGGACTCAACGGTTCTGCTCACACGGTGAATCTCGCCGCGGCTGTACGGAGCGCTGCCACCTGGCACGACCGTGGGAAAAACCGTGACGCTTGGCAGGCGGATATCGGCCATCCGCGGACGGCCAGTGACGGATGGAAGCCTTGGGCCAAGAGCGGCCAGCGTGGTTTCGTTTCCCATTTGTCGGGCCGGTATCGCCACGAGTTCGGCTCATTGCGCGAGGCCGCCGCGGATCCATTAATCAATGAGCACCCGGAGCGTGACCTGATCCTGCACCTCATTGCGGCCCACCATGGCTGGGCGCGCCCGCATTTTGAAGAGGCTCAGTGGGACCTGGCCGAAGATGTTCGCTTCGGAGAAAACGAGGCTCTGTCGGCCTCCGTGATGCGACGGTATGCGCGGCTGCAGCGGCGCTTCGGCCACTGGGGGCTGGCGTGGTTGGAGGCGCTCTTGCGCGCCGCCGACTACCAGGCGAGCAGGGGCATTGAGCCGGCCGAGGAGGCAGCTTCGTGA
- a CDS encoding electron transfer flavoprotein subunit beta/FixA family protein gives MKIAVCLKRVPDTVAKIVPGADRKSIDETGLKFVLNPYDEFAVEEALALKDKAGGGETVACAVGSDASGETLRTALAMGIDRAVLLKAEGDGRAVALPDGLAVAHALAAELKDGNYDLILLGKLAVDDYNQQVGPMLGELLELPCITAVAALEVKDGGVLAEREIEGGIEVSTCRLPAVITCDKGLNNPRLPSLKGIMAAKKKPMETKPVTLGPGTLEVLALEAPPERKAGRIVGEGAGAVPELVRLLRTEAKVL, from the coding sequence TTGAAGATCGCCGTCTGCCTCAAGCGCGTGCCCGACACGGTGGCCAAGATCGTGCCCGGCGCCGATCGCAAATCGATTGACGAAACCGGTCTCAAGTTCGTGCTCAATCCCTACGACGAGTTCGCGGTGGAGGAAGCGCTCGCGTTGAAGGACAAGGCGGGCGGCGGTGAGACCGTGGCCTGCGCGGTCGGGTCCGATGCGAGCGGGGAGACGCTCCGCACGGCGCTCGCCATGGGCATCGATCGCGCCGTGCTGCTCAAGGCGGAGGGCGACGGGCGCGCGGTCGCGCTGCCGGACGGCCTCGCCGTCGCGCACGCGCTCGCGGCAGAGCTCAAGGACGGCAACTACGATCTGATCCTGCTCGGCAAGCTCGCCGTGGACGACTACAACCAGCAAGTGGGCCCGATGCTGGGCGAGCTGCTGGAACTGCCGTGCATCACCGCGGTGGCGGCGCTCGAGGTGAAGGACGGCGGCGTTCTCGCGGAGCGCGAGATCGAGGGCGGCATCGAAGTCTCCACCTGCCGGCTGCCGGCGGTCATCACCTGCGACAAGGGCCTCAACAATCCGCGGCTCCCGTCGCTCAAGGGCATCATGGCGGCAAAGAAGAAACCGATGGAGACGAAGCCGGTGACACTTGGGCCCGGCACGCTCGAGGTGCTGGCGCTCGAGGCGCCGCCCGAGCGCAAGGCGGGGCGCATCGTGGGCGAGGGCGCCGGCGCCGTGCCCGAGCTGGTGCGGCTGCTCCGCACCGAAGCGAAGGTGCTCTGA
- a CDS encoding DNA-3-methyladenine glycosylase I: MGRGGGVIGAPAAPGAPAVRCAWARTPLDVAYHDAEWGVPVHDDGVLFEFILLEGAQAGLSWSTILRKRENYRRAFAGFDPARVARFTPARIERLVLDAGIVRHRQKIGSAVGNARAFLEVQREFGSFDRYLWPFVGGAPRVNARRRSGDVPARTPESDALSADLRRRGFRFVGSTICYAFMQAVGMVNDHTVDCFRRAELTR; encoded by the coding sequence CTGGGTCGCGGTGGAGGGGTCATAGGCGCGCCTGCGGCCCCCGGCGCACCCGCCGTCCGCTGCGCCTGGGCGCGCACGCCGCTCGACGTGGCGTACCACGACGCCGAGTGGGGCGTCCCGGTGCACGATGACGGCGTGCTGTTCGAGTTCATTCTGCTGGAAGGCGCGCAGGCTGGCCTCAGCTGGTCCACCATTCTCAGGAAGCGGGAGAACTACCGCCGCGCGTTCGCCGGGTTCGATCCGGCCCGCGTGGCGCGGTTCACGCCGGCGCGGATCGAGCGGCTCGTGCTCGATGCGGGGATCGTGCGCCACCGGCAGAAGATCGGGAGCGCGGTCGGCAATGCCCGCGCCTTTCTCGAGGTGCAGCGGGAATTCGGTTCGTTCGACCGCTATCTCTGGCCATTCGTGGGCGGAGCGCCGCGGGTGAACGCGCGCCGCCGGTCCGGGGACGTGCCCGCGCGCACGCCCGAGTCCGATGCGCTGAGCGCCGACCTCCGCCGCCGCGGATTCCGCTTCGTGGGCTCGACCATCTGCTACGCGTTCATGCAGGCCGTGGGCATGGTGAACGACCATACGGTGGACTGCTTCCGCCGCGCCGAGCTCACTCGGTAA
- a CDS encoding alpha/beta hydrolase, which yields MILFKSGTTATSVTTPEGLTLRVESIAGPHGDGAAGDRPDDAAAAVVIPLASWTMPDLAPLAEGRRLIAYDPRGRGGSDPVGVSERVGFDADVADLETVRAAFGLERMVLVGWSYYGGMVARYARAYPARIARLVQLCPIPLRRVPWFGQGAQAVASRVNATAMTAVQASVRSGAALRDPERFCRTWHRAMIPAYATRPDALDRMRAHPCRWPNEHPLRLNAQLGRIWQELGDWDWRADVAALDVPRLVLHADGDFQPRASAEEWAMGRGAQLEVITGAGHLSWLDRPDEVLEVVARFVTGGQADGRTGGQ from the coding sequence GTGATCTTGTTCAAGAGCGGCACGACGGCGACGTCGGTGACGACGCCCGAAGGGCTCACGCTCAGGGTCGAGAGCATCGCCGGCCCGCACGGTGACGGCGCCGCCGGCGATCGCCCGGACGATGCGGCCGCTGCCGTCGTCATCCCGCTCGCCTCCTGGACCATGCCCGACCTGGCGCCGCTTGCCGAAGGGCGCCGGCTCATCGCCTACGACCCGCGCGGGCGCGGCGGATCGGATCCCGTCGGCGTGAGCGAGCGCGTGGGATTCGACGCCGACGTGGCCGACCTCGAGACCGTCCGCGCGGCGTTCGGTCTCGAGCGCATGGTGCTCGTCGGCTGGTCGTACTATGGCGGCATGGTCGCCCGCTACGCCCGCGCATACCCCGCGCGCATTGCCCGACTGGTGCAGCTCTGCCCCATTCCTCTGCGCCGTGTTCCCTGGTTCGGCCAGGGCGCGCAGGCGGTGGCGTCGCGGGTGAACGCCACCGCAATGACCGCGGTCCAGGCGAGCGTGCGCTCGGGCGCGGCGCTGCGCGATCCCGAGCGTTTCTGCCGCACGTGGCATCGCGCGATGATTCCCGCCTACGCCACCCGCCCCGATGCGCTCGACCGCATGCGCGCGCACCCCTGCCGCTGGCCCAACGAGCACCCGCTTCGACTGAACGCGCAGCTCGGCCGCATCTGGCAGGAGCTGGGCGACTGGGACTGGCGCGCCGACGTGGCGGCGCTCGACGTCCCCCGCCTCGTGCTCCACGCCGACGGCGACTTCCAGCCGCGCGCCTCGGCCGAGGAGTGGGCGATGGGGCGCGGTGCGCAGCTCGAAGTGATCACCGGCGCGGGACATCTGAGCTGGCTCGACAGGCCGGACGAGGTGCTGGAGGTGGTGGCGAGGTTTGTGACAGGCGGACAGGCGGACGGACGGACGGGCGGACAGTAA
- the mug gene encoding G/U mismatch-specific DNA glycosylase: MNDGAFIRPTRAEIAAAAGRTIDDLLAPDLAILFCGINPGLYSGATGHHFARPGNRFWPALHAAGFTPRVLHPSEEKQLLELGYGITNLVSRATATAAELGDDELKAGGRVLARKVRARRPRWVAVLGIGAYRSAFGRPRAVIGPQEERLGAAGLWVLPSPSGLNANHQLPELAREFEKLREAAG; encoded by the coding sequence ATGAACGATGGCGCGTTCATCCGCCCGACGCGCGCCGAGATCGCCGCCGCCGCAGGCCGCACGATTGATGATCTACTCGCGCCCGATCTCGCCATCCTCTTCTGCGGCATCAACCCCGGACTCTATTCCGGTGCCACCGGGCATCATTTCGCGCGGCCGGGCAATCGCTTCTGGCCCGCGCTGCACGCGGCGGGATTCACGCCGCGCGTGCTGCATCCCTCGGAGGAGAAGCAGTTGCTCGAGCTGGGGTACGGAATCACCAATCTCGTTTCGCGCGCCACGGCGACGGCGGCCGAGCTCGGCGACGACGAGCTCAAGGCCGGGGGCCGCGTGCTCGCGCGCAAGGTGCGCGCCCGCCGACCGCGCTGGGTAGCGGTGCTCGGCATCGGCGCGTACCGCTCCGCGTTCGGCCGGCCGCGCGCCGTGATCGGCCCGCAGGAGGAACGCCTGGGCGCCGCCGGCCTCTGGGTGCTGCCCAGCCCGAGTGGCCTCAACGCGAATCACCAGTTGCCGGAGCTGGCGCGGGAGTTTGAGAAGCTGAGAGAGGCGGCGGGGTAG
- a CDS encoding electron transfer flavoprotein subunit alpha/FixB family protein → MPADILAVTETRDGVLRQVSREVVGAARQLSAAMGGGTVTALVFGSAPVEGAASLGASGADRVLMATHAGFGEYNPDGFAATVASVARDYAAVLFAATATGKDLAPRVAARLGVGCATDVVALGAEGGAVVATRPVYAGKVLERVKLTGVPAVASVRTNTFEASAPSTARPPDRPTAVEALQVPEFTQRVTVTGVKAPEKAALDVAEAPIVVSGGRGLKEPANFALLEALAEALGNTAVGASRAVVDAGWREHGAQVGQTGKTVSPGLYIAVGISGAIQHLAGMRTAKTIVAINRDKDAPIFKVADYGIVGDLFEVVPRLTEEVKKVRAQG, encoded by the coding sequence ATGCCGGCCGACATTCTGGCGGTGACCGAGACGCGCGACGGCGTGCTGCGGCAGGTCTCGCGCGAGGTGGTGGGCGCGGCGCGTCAGCTCTCGGCCGCGATGGGCGGAGGCACGGTGACCGCGCTCGTGTTCGGGAGCGCGCCGGTGGAGGGCGCGGCGTCGCTCGGCGCGAGCGGAGCGGACCGCGTGCTGATGGCGACGCACGCGGGGTTCGGAGAGTACAACCCCGACGGTTTCGCGGCGACGGTGGCGAGCGTCGCGCGCGACTACGCCGCGGTGCTTTTCGCGGCGACCGCGACGGGCAAGGACCTGGCGCCGCGCGTGGCGGCCAGGCTCGGCGTCGGTTGCGCGACGGACGTGGTGGCGCTCGGCGCGGAGGGCGGCGCCGTCGTCGCGACGCGGCCGGTGTACGCGGGCAAGGTGCTGGAGCGGGTGAAGCTCACCGGTGTGCCGGCGGTGGCGTCGGTGAGGACGAATACGTTCGAGGCGAGCGCGCCCTCGACCGCCCGACCGCCCGACCGCCCGACCGCCGTCGAGGCGTTACAAGTCCCCGAGTTCACGCAACGGGTGACGGTGACCGGCGTGAAGGCGCCGGAGAAGGCGGCGCTCGACGTGGCGGAGGCGCCGATCGTGGTATCGGGCGGGCGTGGGCTCAAGGAGCCGGCCAATTTCGCGCTGCTCGAGGCGCTGGCCGAGGCGCTCGGCAATACGGCGGTGGGGGCGAGCCGTGCGGTGGTGGACGCGGGGTGGCGCGAGCACGGGGCGCAGGTGGGGCAGACTGGGAAGACGGTGAGCCCGGGGCTCTACATCGCGGTCGGTATTTCGGGGGCGATCCAGCATCTGGCCGGCATGCGCACGGCAAAGACGATCGTGGCGATCAACCGGGACAAGGACGCGCCGATCTTCAAGGTGGCGGACTACGGGATCGTGGGGGATCTGTTCGAGGTGGTGCCGCGGTTGACGGAGGAGGTGAAGAAGGTGCGAGCGCAGGGGTGA